In Chitinophaga nivalis, a single genomic region encodes these proteins:
- a CDS encoding class I SAM-dependent DNA methyltransferase has protein sequence MAKKTTTINEDKIIVENKVVNTSSIVSKVWAFCNTLRDDGVGYGDYLEQLTYLLFLKMADEYTHPPHNRKMPIPVAYNWQTLTNKTGDELEVHYNHLLRELAKEKGILGQIFTKSQNKITDPAKLYKLIALINAEQWVLMGVKDKGDIYEGLLEKNAEDTKSGAGQYFTPRPLIKAMVECLRPQPMKTIADPACGTGGFFLAAYDWMTDEKNLSLDKGQKQFLKFNTFFGNEIVASTRRLALMNLFLHNIGDIDSEQVLISPNDSLISASETRYDYILANPPFGKKSSMTFTNEDGEQEKEDLTYNRQDFWVTTSNKQLNFVQHIKSMLKTTGQAAVVLPDNVLFEGGAGETIRKKLLETTDLHTILRLPTGIFYANGVKANVLFFDGKPASKDPWTKEIWVYDYRTNVHHTLKKNPLKLEDLRDFITAYNPQNRHKRNETFSEANPEGRWRKFTYEEIIARDKTSLDITWLKDKSLADLDNLPDPDELAEDIVENLETGLESFRAIIASLNASKG, from the coding sequence ATGGCAAAAAAAACAACAACAATAAACGAAGATAAAATAATAGTGGAAAATAAGGTTGTCAATACTTCCAGTATTGTCAGCAAGGTATGGGCATTCTGTAATACCCTTCGCGATGATGGCGTAGGTTACGGTGATTACCTGGAACAGTTAACGTATCTTTTGTTCCTGAAAATGGCAGATGAATATACCCATCCGCCACACAACAGGAAAATGCCTATTCCGGTAGCATATAACTGGCAAACTTTGACGAACAAAACAGGTGATGAACTGGAAGTTCATTACAATCATTTACTACGGGAGCTGGCAAAAGAGAAAGGTATTCTGGGACAGATTTTTACTAAAAGTCAGAATAAGATAACAGATCCGGCTAAACTCTACAAGCTGATCGCCTTGATCAATGCAGAGCAGTGGGTACTAATGGGAGTGAAAGATAAGGGGGATATTTACGAAGGATTGCTGGAGAAGAACGCAGAAGATACGAAAAGCGGGGCAGGGCAATACTTTACGCCAAGGCCATTGATTAAGGCGATGGTGGAATGTCTGCGGCCACAACCGATGAAAACCATTGCTGATCCAGCCTGTGGTACGGGTGGTTTCTTTCTGGCCGCTTATGATTGGATGACGGATGAAAAGAACCTGTCATTAGACAAAGGACAGAAGCAATTCTTGAAGTTCAATACTTTCTTTGGTAATGAAATTGTGGCAAGCACCCGGCGTTTGGCATTAATGAACCTGTTTCTGCATAATATTGGTGACATCGATAGTGAACAGGTGCTGATCTCTCCGAATGATTCATTGATTTCCGCTTCCGAAACCCGCTATGACTATATCCTGGCGAACCCGCCTTTTGGGAAGAAAAGCAGTATGACGTTTACCAATGAAGATGGAGAACAGGAGAAAGAGGATCTTACCTATAACCGTCAGGACTTCTGGGTTACTACCAGTAACAAACAGTTAAACTTTGTACAGCATATTAAATCCATGCTGAAAACAACCGGACAAGCAGCTGTTGTATTACCGGATAACGTGTTGTTTGAAGGTGGAGCCGGAGAAACCATCAGAAAGAAGTTATTGGAAACAACAGATTTGCATACAATACTGCGTCTGCCAACGGGTATTTTTTACGCCAATGGTGTAAAAGCAAACGTTTTATTCTTCGATGGTAAGCCGGCCAGTAAAGATCCCTGGACGAAAGAAATATGGGTGTACGATTACAGAACCAATGTGCATCATACCTTAAAAAAGAATCCATTAAAGTTGGAGGATCTGAGGGATTTTATCACTGCCTACAATCCGCAGAACCGACACAAGAGAAACGAAACTTTCAGTGAAGCTAATCCGGAAGGTAGATGGCGTAAGTTTACTTACGAGGAAATTATAGCCCGGGATAAAACCAGTTTGGATATCACCTGGTTGAAAGATAAGTCCCTGGCAGATTTGGATAACTTACCTGATCCCGATGAATTAGCAGAAGATATTGTTGAAAACCTGGAGACCGGGTTGGAAAGTTTTAGGGCTATCATTGCGAGTTTAAATGCCAGCAAAGGATAA
- a CDS encoding CBASS cGAMP-activated phospholipase → MDTKPFRILSIDGGGIRGIFPAKLLAETEAELATRNCPKTQIWQYFDLISGTSTGGILSLALSLGIPAIDIYNLYREHAKGIFGNKRWLFPTQLFKSAHNREYLENLLRSEFSKQFAGRDPILKDCKTATCIPIYDLFQGKPSVLKSKYHPAFVRDFHIPAYQAALATSAAPTFFNPYSSDYIDTNGNKQLFHNKVDGGVFANNPTLLAIIEAQKAFNQPLSNIEVLSIGTGHQRFVDGCSRSRWGLLYWAISKKRIIDLFMQGQSQQVQNLISLMKNGIDRSEPDNFRYMRIDTELDDTCKVELDDTNPVKLNKLAEKAQIEFQNHGNRILNFLEISKH, encoded by the coding sequence ATGGATACAAAACCTTTCAGAATACTGAGCATTGACGGCGGGGGAATACGTGGTATTTTCCCTGCTAAACTGCTCGCAGAAACGGAAGCGGAGTTAGCCACACGTAACTGCCCGAAGACGCAAATATGGCAATACTTCGACCTAATATCTGGCACATCGACCGGAGGAATTCTCTCCCTCGCATTGTCTTTGGGTATCCCTGCTATAGATATTTATAATCTATACAGAGAACATGCAAAAGGTATATTTGGAAATAAACGGTGGCTATTCCCAACTCAGCTTTTTAAATCAGCCCATAATAGGGAATATTTAGAAAACCTTTTGAGAAGCGAGTTTTCAAAACAATTTGCTGGTAGAGATCCAATACTGAAAGACTGCAAAACAGCGACTTGTATACCTATTTATGATCTCTTCCAGGGAAAACCATCAGTACTTAAAAGCAAATACCATCCAGCATTTGTTCGAGACTTCCATATTCCAGCATATCAAGCTGCTCTCGCCACTTCTGCTGCACCAACATTCTTTAATCCTTACTCCTCCGATTACATCGATACGAATGGCAACAAACAACTTTTTCATAATAAAGTAGATGGTGGTGTTTTTGCAAATAATCCTACTTTATTAGCGATCATTGAGGCACAAAAAGCATTTAATCAACCCCTTTCTAATATCGAAGTACTTTCAATCGGCACTGGACATCAGCGGTTTGTGGATGGCTGTTCCAGATCACGATGGGGGCTACTTTACTGGGCCATAAGCAAGAAAAGAATCATTGATCTATTCATGCAGGGTCAATCCCAGCAAGTACAAAATCTAATTAGCCTAATGAAAAATGGGATTGACAGGTCTGAACCAGACAACTTCAGGTACATGCGTATCGATACAGAATTAGACGATACTTGTAAGGTCGAGTTAGACGATACGAATCCTGTTAAGTTAAATAAATTAGCAGAAAAAGCACAGATAGAGTTTCAGAATCATGGAAATCGTATCTTGAATTTTTTAGAAATATCAAAACATTAA
- a CDS encoding SMI1/KNR4 family protein: MKTNNSIVFFEYIKTRTEAKWEIIDPNDIFGPSIQPGSKWKPGLTEKMLHAFEQEIGYTFPEPLCNFYRTMNGLDRPYPHLDEDNNIITCNAFYSYPEDLNKIRSQIEWIYAATGITSAISKARNISRIFPIWGHRFIMIDEPEHPILSMFGNDIIFYGFTLGDTFLKDFLGTHGKRQYNEPVVPFWYPGWRKNPKMPKYKRNKGVMTKWIQKMKKQVILRKRALG, translated from the coding sequence ATGAAAACCAATAATTCAATTGTCTTCTTTGAATATATAAAGACCCGAACTGAAGCTAAGTGGGAAATTATTGACCCCAACGATATTTTTGGCCCATCTATACAACCCGGTAGTAAGTGGAAACCTGGTCTTACTGAAAAAATGTTGCACGCATTCGAACAGGAGATAGGATACACTTTTCCAGAACCACTCTGCAATTTTTATCGCACGATGAATGGACTGGACAGGCCATATCCTCACCTAGATGAGGATAATAACATTATTACCTGCAATGCATTCTATTCCTATCCGGAGGACTTAAATAAAATTCGTAGCCAGATCGAATGGATTTATGCAGCAACAGGTATCACCTCCGCGATATCAAAAGCAAGAAATATTTCTCGCATCTTTCCTATATGGGGGCATCGTTTTATAATGATTGATGAACCAGAACACCCGATATTATCAATGTTCGGAAATGATATTATCTTCTATGGATTCACCCTGGGGGATACTTTTTTAAAAGACTTTCTCGGCACCCACGGTAAGCGACAATACAACGAACCGGTAGTGCCATTCTGGTATCCGGGATGGCGCAAAAATCCTAAAATGCCTAAGTACAAACGCAATAAAGGTGTTATGACTAAATGGATACAAAAGATGAAAAAGCAAGTTATTCTACGAAAGCGAGCATTGGGATGA
- a CDS encoding nucleotidyltransferase domain-containing protein: protein MLTTEQRDQFSEIFDELGKSLDISKTDYDKAVTSYRYVGGWLAEKDSPLAPYSPVISPQGSFLLGTMIQPVTEGDHLDIDLVCKLVGKRSYWTQYDLKHAIGDRLKAHGTFNRMLRRKEGRRCWTLEYAEEANFHMDILPSIVGHGFQILLEKAANRKMEDMTPLAIRITDKELQNYKTATDPLEWLVSNMFGYAVWFEERCRLAIIKAVNFSESIKPVPTYQVRKTPLQRIVQILKRHRDIMFNGDEDKPISIIITTLAAHAYKKQTNILVGLQEVMAEMEQYIEDRYDPVTGQYYKWIGNPVNKQENFADKWLTFPQRKDNFYKWLQAVKRDIAYVTEQRSLPTIQETLNRSFGKKIITQTFSNLASMQRERREAGVLKMAASTGILGATGRTSLGNHTFFGSEE from the coding sequence ATGTTAACAACAGAACAACGGGATCAGTTTAGTGAGATATTCGATGAATTGGGAAAATCCTTAGACATTAGCAAAACAGATTATGACAAAGCAGTTACCAGTTATAGGTACGTCGGAGGGTGGCTGGCTGAAAAAGACTCCCCTTTGGCGCCGTACAGCCCTGTCATAAGTCCTCAGGGTTCATTCTTGCTGGGGACTATGATTCAGCCAGTAACGGAGGGAGATCATTTAGATATAGATTTGGTTTGTAAACTGGTAGGTAAGCGATCATACTGGACACAATATGATCTGAAACACGCCATTGGCGACCGATTGAAGGCACACGGCACCTTCAATCGCATGCTTCGTAGAAAAGAAGGCCGTCGATGCTGGACTCTCGAATATGCCGAAGAGGCTAATTTCCACATGGATATCCTCCCGTCCATCGTTGGCCACGGTTTCCAAATCCTCCTGGAAAAAGCAGCCAATCGAAAAATGGAAGATATGACACCTCTTGCCATTCGCATCACCGATAAGGAACTGCAAAACTATAAGACTGCTACAGATCCTTTAGAATGGCTGGTTAGCAATATGTTTGGTTATGCTGTATGGTTTGAAGAACGCTGCAGACTAGCCATAATAAAAGCTGTAAATTTCTCAGAATCTATTAAACCTGTACCGACTTACCAGGTTCGTAAAACACCTTTACAACGCATAGTTCAAATCTTAAAACGTCATCGTGACATTATGTTTAATGGCGACGAAGACAAACCAATTTCCATCATTATTACGACTCTGGCGGCACATGCTTACAAAAAACAAACAAATATTTTGGTGGGCCTACAGGAGGTAATGGCAGAAATGGAACAGTATATAGAAGATCGCTATGACCCAGTCACCGGGCAGTATTATAAGTGGATTGGAAACCCAGTAAATAAGCAGGAGAATTTTGCGGATAAATGGCTCACCTTCCCTCAGCGTAAAGACAATTTTTATAAATGGCTACAGGCTGTTAAACGTGATATTGCATATGTAACTGAACAACGAAGTTTACCCACTATTCAGGAAACATTAAATCGCTCCTTTGGTAAAAAAATAATAACGCAAACATTTTCCAACCTAGCCTCTATGCAACGTGAACGCCGAGAAGCAGGGGTACTAAAAATGGCCGCTTCAACTGGTATATTAGGAGCAACCGGTCGGACGTCATTAGGTAATCACACATTTTTTGGCAGTGAAGAGTAG
- a CDS encoding restriction endonuclease subunit S translates to MDKEQRKNQLPADWKWERLGDIANYLNGRAFKPTEWELIGKPIIRIQNLNNPDAKYNYTRNEFEKKYEVKKGDLLFAWSASLGAYIWKGEDAWLNQHIFKVVPNEGVDKLYLYYLLEEIVHVLYTQAHGSGMVHVTKGKFEGTHIPLPSLSIQQAVVSKIEELFSELDKGIESLRAAQQQLKVYRQSILKWAFEGKLTNDRVEEGSVPNGWRKLSLKELTIVISDGDHQPPPKSKSGIPFITISNVDKHSNKINFSETFFVSNEYYETLKEHRKPAKGDILYTVTGSFGIPILIDYDKEFCFQRHIGLIRPKDSANQKWLYYVLQSPEIWDQAKATATGTAQKTVSLNSIRNFQVPFCSIEEQYRIVQAIESRLSVADKLEETITQSLQQAESLKQSILKKAFEGKLI, encoded by the coding sequence ATGGACAAAGAGCAACGTAAAAATCAATTGCCTGCAGATTGGAAGTGGGAGAGGCTTGGAGATATTGCTAACTATTTAAATGGTAGAGCATTTAAGCCTACTGAATGGGAGCTAATTGGAAAACCAATAATTAGAATTCAAAATTTAAATAATCCAGACGCTAAGTATAATTATACAAGAAATGAATTTGAAAAAAAATATGAAGTAAAAAAAGGTGATCTACTGTTTGCATGGTCTGCATCTCTAGGAGCATATATTTGGAAGGGTGAAGATGCATGGTTGAATCAACATATTTTTAAAGTTGTTCCCAATGAGGGTGTTGACAAACTTTATTTATACTATTTGCTGGAGGAAATAGTTCATGTACTATATACACAGGCACATGGATCAGGGATGGTTCATGTGACTAAAGGTAAGTTTGAAGGTACGCATATTCCTTTACCATCTCTTTCTATCCAACAAGCCGTCGTTTCCAAAATTGAAGAACTCTTTAGCGAGTTAGATAAAGGTATTGAAAGTCTGCGTGCGGCTCAGCAGCAATTGAAAGTATATCGGCAAAGTATATTGAAATGGGCATTTGAAGGGAAGCTAACTAACGATAGGGTAGAAGAAGGGTCGGTGCCGAATGGCTGGAGAAAATTATCTTTGAAAGAATTAACTATAGTAATTAGTGATGGGGATCACCAACCACCACCTAAATCTAAAAGTGGAATTCCCTTTATTACTATTTCAAATGTTGATAAGCATTCTAATAAGATTAATTTTTCTGAAACATTTTTTGTGTCAAATGAGTATTATGAAACTCTTAAAGAACATAGAAAGCCAGCCAAAGGAGATATACTCTATACAGTAACAGGCTCTTTTGGTATTCCTATATTGATAGATTATGATAAAGAATTTTGTTTTCAAAGGCATATAGGGTTAATAAGACCAAAAGATTCAGCTAATCAAAAGTGGCTTTACTATGTACTTCAATCCCCGGAAATTTGGGATCAAGCTAAAGCTACTGCGACTGGGACTGCACAAAAAACAGTATCATTGAATTCAATAAGAAATTTCCAAGTGCCATTTTGCTCAATCGAAGAGCAGTACCGTATCGTCCAAGCCATCGAATCCCGTCTCAGCGTCGCAGATAAACTGGAAGAAACTATTACCCAAAGCTTGCAGCAAGCAGAATCACTCAAACAATCCATTCTCAAAAAAGCATTCGAAGGAAAATTAATCTAA
- a CDS encoding type I restriction endonuclease subunit R, whose translation MSPEQKARKLIDAELIRCGWIIQDKSSINLSAGMGIAIREYPTDVGPADYVLFVNRKPVGVIEAKRAEEGVHMSTHEEQSGGYAQAHLKYCEHDPLPFIYESTGEITRFTDCRDIKPRSRQIFSFHRPETFVEWLRQDKSLRTRLHDLPALSPDGLRDCQVTAIVNLEKSFKEARPKALIQMATGSGKTFTAITAVYRLLKYAKAKRILFLVDTKNLGEQAEQEFMAYVPNDDNRKFTELYGVTRLKSSFIPDDNQVYISTIQRMYAILKGEELDENTEEQNPNERSPSKEPPPVVYNEKVPLEFFDFIIIDECHRSIYNLWKQVLDYFDVFQVGLTATPDNRTFGYFKQNLVSDYGYEKAVIDGVLVPYNVFTIETEITRQGSTIKLGEKVDKRERLTRKKFWEAVDEDIEYSGKQLDKDIVNPSTIRTIIRAIKDTLPAIFPDRTDQTGNFEVPKTLIFAKTDSHAEDIIEMVREEFGEGNKFCKKITYRSEEDPKEVLSLFRNDYYPRIAVTVDMIATGTDIRPLEVLVFMRDVKSRSYYEQMKGRGTRTCSLEQLRATGTPSAKFTKDHFVIIDAIGVEHSQKTDSRPLERKPGISLKDILQEVAMNKTSEDILTTLANRLLKLEKQINDKEKATFAAHANGQTINQVVRKLLNAYDPDVIYSIEEDKKEQLIGEAPVKINAAIEEAKKQLIEDAIRIFDNPDLRKYIVDVRKKYDQIIDHINMDKIRNMGWVKDQDTAAELTISNFTSWIAANKDEITALEIFYDQPYRRRELTYTMIRSLYEKLTMEQPLLAPLNVWRAFEQLKQANGEPKNELMALVSLIRKVIGIDTTLTGYDKVVDKNFQTWVFKKQAGTTTKFTEEQMQWLRMIKDYVAASFHLDKEDFELDPFNRNGGLGKMWQLFGEKTDEIIEELNEVLAA comes from the coding sequence TTGAGCCCTGAACAAAAAGCCCGAAAACTAATTGATGCTGAATTGATAAGATGCGGATGGATCATTCAGGATAAATCCAGTATTAACCTGAGTGCAGGCATGGGTATTGCCATTCGTGAATATCCGACGGATGTAGGCCCTGCAGACTATGTACTGTTTGTAAACAGAAAACCGGTGGGTGTTATTGAAGCCAAACGGGCAGAAGAAGGAGTGCATATGTCCACACATGAAGAGCAAAGCGGCGGATATGCCCAGGCACATTTAAAGTATTGTGAACATGACCCGCTTCCTTTTATCTATGAAAGTACCGGCGAGATAACCCGATTTACAGATTGCCGGGATATAAAACCCCGATCCAGGCAGATCTTCAGCTTTCATCGCCCGGAAACCTTTGTAGAATGGCTACGACAGGATAAATCTTTAAGAACACGGCTTCATGATTTGCCTGCATTATCACCGGATGGGTTGCGGGATTGTCAGGTTACCGCTATTGTCAACCTGGAAAAATCTTTTAAAGAGGCCCGTCCAAAGGCTTTGATACAAATGGCTACGGGGTCAGGGAAGACCTTCACGGCTATCACTGCGGTTTACCGGCTGTTGAAGTACGCGAAAGCTAAACGCATACTGTTTCTTGTAGATACCAAGAACCTGGGAGAACAGGCAGAGCAGGAATTTATGGCCTATGTGCCTAACGATGATAACCGGAAGTTTACGGAGCTATATGGTGTAACAAGGCTGAAAAGCAGTTTTATTCCGGACGATAATCAGGTGTACATCAGTACCATTCAAAGGATGTATGCCATTTTAAAGGGAGAAGAGCTGGACGAAAATACAGAAGAACAAAATCCGAATGAAAGATCGCCAAGCAAGGAGCCACCACCTGTTGTGTATAATGAAAAGGTGCCGTTGGAATTCTTTGACTTCATTATCATAGATGAGTGTCACCGGAGCATTTATAACCTCTGGAAGCAGGTATTGGACTACTTTGATGTATTCCAGGTGGGGCTGACAGCTACCCCTGACAATAGAACGTTTGGCTACTTCAAACAAAACCTGGTCAGTGATTATGGCTATGAAAAAGCGGTGATTGATGGCGTATTGGTGCCGTACAATGTTTTTACCATCGAAACGGAAATTACCAGACAAGGAAGCACCATCAAACTAGGTGAAAAGGTAGATAAGCGCGAACGACTGACCCGGAAAAAATTCTGGGAAGCGGTGGATGAAGACATTGAGTATAGCGGGAAACAGTTGGATAAGGATATTGTAAATCCCAGCACAATCAGAACCATTATCCGGGCGATAAAGGATACACTGCCTGCGATCTTTCCGGACAGGACAGATCAGACGGGTAACTTTGAAGTACCCAAGACCCTGATATTCGCTAAAACAGATTCCCATGCCGAAGATATCATAGAGATGGTACGGGAAGAATTTGGGGAGGGTAATAAATTTTGCAAGAAAATTACCTACCGTAGTGAGGAGGACCCGAAAGAGGTACTTTCTCTATTCCGTAATGATTACTATCCACGTATTGCCGTTACTGTAGATATGATTGCGACCGGTACGGATATTCGTCCGTTAGAAGTGTTGGTATTTATGCGGGATGTGAAAAGCCGTAGTTATTATGAGCAGATGAAAGGTCGTGGTACCCGCACCTGTTCTCTGGAGCAATTGAGAGCTACCGGTACCCCATCTGCGAAATTCACCAAGGATCATTTCGTTATCATTGATGCCATAGGTGTAGAGCATTCCCAGAAAACGGATAGTCGCCCGCTGGAGAGAAAACCTGGTATAAGTTTGAAAGACATATTACAGGAAGTGGCCATGAACAAGACCAGCGAAGATATCCTTACTACATTGGCCAATCGGCTGTTAAAACTCGAAAAACAGATTAATGATAAAGAAAAAGCTACCTTCGCGGCACATGCAAACGGGCAGACAATTAACCAGGTTGTCAGGAAGTTATTGAACGCCTATGATCCGGATGTAATCTATAGTATAGAGGAAGATAAGAAGGAACAGTTAATAGGGGAGGCGCCGGTGAAAATTAATGCTGCTATTGAGGAGGCAAAAAAACAACTCATTGAAGACGCTATCCGCATCTTCGATAACCCGGATCTGCGGAAATATATTGTTGATGTACGTAAAAAATATGATCAGATTATCGACCATATTAACATGGATAAGATCCGCAACATGGGCTGGGTGAAAGACCAGGATACCGCTGCCGAACTAACCATCAGTAATTTTACGTCCTGGATAGCGGCTAACAAAGACGAAATAACAGCCCTGGAAATCTTTTATGATCAGCCATATCGCCGTCGGGAACTGACCTATACAATGATCAGAAGCCTTTATGAGAAGCTGACGATGGAACAACCGTTATTGGCTCCGTTAAATGTATGGCGTGCTTTTGAACAACTAAAGCAAGCCAACGGGGAACCGAAAAATGAGTTGATGGCATTGGTAAGCCTGATTCGTAAAGTAATCGGTATCGATACCACGCTGACGGGTTACGATAAAGTGGTGGATAAAAACTTCCAGACCTGGGTATTTAAAAAGCAGGCCGGTACGACCACCAAATTCACCGAAGAACAAATGCAATGGCTACGCATGATCAAAGATTACGTAGCGGCCAGTTTCCACCTGGATAAAGAGGATTTTGAGCTGGATCCGTTTAACCGAAATGGAGGGCTGGGGAAAATGTGGCAGCTGTTTGGAGAGAAGACAGATGAGATTATTGAGGAGTTGAATGAGGTGTTGGCAGCGTAG
- a CDS encoding ImmA/IrrE family metallo-endopeptidase, with amino-acid sequence MIASKAAQDLLFECSVNDPRDVDIEDLIIYKNGIIKEVPLSGCDGRMVMKNGKAIVSVNSKIEYPKKRRFVLAHELGHIILHPDREASFTDNHDTLEDYRKGSQEKEANDFAAELLMPAQKFKSACIGQNFSFSVLSKLAESFDTTLSATAFRYVDYGNFPICLFYCKGGIVQYWKKSNDFWSRIPDNRHLAVPSGSVASEYYEKGKIYSKEWVDQDIFKSTWFELRDEDEDLRMKEFCIITPKFDSVLSVVWQPNKSKR; translated from the coding sequence ATGATAGCATCTAAAGCGGCGCAAGATTTATTATTTGAATGTAGTGTAAATGACCCCAGAGACGTGGATATTGAAGATTTGATTATTTATAAAAATGGTATTATAAAGGAGGTTCCCTTGTCTGGATGTGATGGACGAATGGTCATGAAAAATGGGAAAGCGATAGTGTCGGTTAATTCAAAAATCGAATATCCCAAAAAAAGAAGATTTGTACTTGCCCATGAATTGGGGCATATTATACTCCATCCTGATAGGGAAGCTAGCTTTACTGATAACCACGATACTTTAGAAGATTATCGAAAGGGAAGCCAGGAGAAGGAAGCCAATGATTTTGCTGCTGAACTTTTAATGCCAGCGCAAAAATTCAAATCTGCATGTATCGGGCAAAATTTTTCATTTTCAGTATTATCAAAGCTTGCCGAAAGCTTTGATACGACCCTGTCTGCTACCGCTTTTAGGTATGTTGACTATGGAAATTTTCCTATTTGCCTATTTTATTGTAAGGGTGGCATAGTTCAGTATTGGAAAAAATCTAACGATTTTTGGTCCAGAATTCCTGATAATAGGCATTTAGCAGTTCCGTCAGGCTCAGTTGCAAGCGAATATTATGAGAAAGGCAAGATTTATTCGAAGGAGTGGGTGGATCAGGATATTTTTAAATCGACTTGGTTTGAATTAAGAGATGAGGATGAGGATCTGAGAATGAAAGAGTTTTGTATCATAACCCCAAAGTTTGACTCAGTTCTTAGTGTTGTATGGCAACCCAACAAAAGTAAAAGATAA
- a CDS encoding DUF3667 domain-containing protein, which produces MKTQALRIDQNCLNCGTTVPERFCTHCGQENTVQHESFGHLCKHFVADIFHYDSQFLITFKYLLLRPGFLTKEYLAGKRVRYVNPIKLYVFVSFVFFLGFFALNSPHGKKKEHHDNALLTINVGDTAAVAPKKDDSRTWKGFKNVEEYDHYQESLPVAKQDGFLQQRISRRMVELREEHGDAFQQVLVESFLHNIPKMMFLILPLAAWFMKLVYSRKRWVYGDHAIFALHTHAFAFILLLIGNGLTHYLHSEFYTQMACLLIFAYIVAGLKNTYQQSLRASFFKGALLVTLYGLTTMVVFMLFIVLIFGLFL; this is translated from the coding sequence TTGAAAACACAGGCGCTTCGTATCGACCAAAACTGTCTTAACTGTGGTACCACTGTACCGGAACGATTTTGTACACACTGCGGCCAGGAAAACACTGTGCAACACGAATCATTCGGACACTTATGCAAACATTTTGTAGCAGATATCTTCCATTATGATTCCCAGTTCCTGATAACATTCAAATACCTGTTGCTCCGTCCGGGATTTCTGACCAAAGAATACCTGGCTGGCAAAAGGGTGCGATATGTAAATCCGATTAAGCTGTATGTATTTGTGTCTTTTGTCTTTTTCCTGGGGTTCTTTGCATTAAATAGTCCACATGGTAAAAAGAAGGAGCACCATGACAATGCTTTGCTAACCATCAATGTCGGGGATACTGCTGCAGTAGCGCCCAAAAAAGATGACTCCCGTACCTGGAAAGGATTTAAAAACGTAGAGGAATATGATCATTACCAGGAATCGTTGCCGGTAGCCAAACAGGATGGCTTCCTGCAGCAACGTATTTCCCGGAGAATGGTGGAGCTGCGGGAGGAGCATGGAGACGCATTTCAGCAGGTATTGGTGGAATCCTTCCTGCACAACATCCCTAAAATGATGTTCCTGATCCTGCCGCTGGCAGCCTGGTTTATGAAATTGGTTTATAGCAGGAAACGCTGGGTGTATGGAGATCATGCCATTTTTGCACTGCATACCCATGCCTTTGCATTTATACTGCTATTGATCGGCAATGGTCTGACGCATTACCTGCATAGCGAATTTTATACGCAGATGGCTTGTCTGCTCATCTTTGCGTATATAGTGGCAGGTCTGAAAAATACCTACCAGCAGTCGTTACGGGCTTCCTTTTTCAAAGGCGCCTTGCTGGTAACATTATATGGACTAACTACCATGGTTGTTTTTATGTTATTCATTGTACTCATTTTTGGCTTATTTCTTTAA
- a CDS encoding DUF2188 domain-containing protein yields MKNYHLTKNAHSDWQLKRENAERASINFEGLNKSEAVRQSAAYLSDSGSSLKIHKGNGQFQEERTYPRSADPTKSKG; encoded by the coding sequence ATGAAAAATTATCATTTAACGAAAAATGCCCACAGCGACTGGCAATTAAAACGTGAAAACGCTGAACGAGCTTCTATTAATTTTGAAGGGTTGAATAAATCGGAAGCTGTACGGCAAAGTGCAGCATACCTTTCAGATTCAGGAAGCTCCCTGAAGATCCACAAAGGAAACGGGCAATTTCAAGAAGAGCGAACCTATCCAAGATCAGCAGACCCTACTAAATCAAAAGGCTAA